TGGGCGACTGGTCGGAATCATCCGacattgaagaaaaaaaaaagaataatgtaaatattatattaaaatctattaaatcctttatttattttgagaaacaaatttttcattaggCCAAGTTTTACTCCCTTCTTCTTCGCTAAATGCGAACGCAGCAAATTTGACCACCGCCAATATCCTCTCATCTCGCCTTTATTCGAAAGAACTTCAAAATGGCTATTGGCAAAAGGAAGGAAAGCACGGaggtaaagaaaaaagatggCTCAATGAATAAACGAGTGAAAGTTGCTAAACTGCCTAAAAAAGTGGATTCGTTTTcccccaaaaaaaaaaaaaatactactTCGTCAGGATCTTCAGAGTCTGATTCAATGTCACAAAATGATAAGAAGAAGGACTCTTCATTAAATGAAAGTGAAGATGAGGACTTCGCAGGTTTTGGTGAATCTGCAAGTGAAAACGATGAACTTGAGTCCGCTGAGTCAGAGGCAGAGAATGATGAAGAATCTTCATCTCAGAAAAGTAATTCTAAAGAATCTCATGCTCAAcgtaaaaaattacagaAAGAACGTAAAGCTATGAAGCCGTTTGCCGACACTAGCTTGAAAGCCAAGTCCTTATGGGATAAATTACGTCAAAAAACTTCAATTAAAGCTGAAGAACGAAAGACTATTATTGCTGAACTGTTTGATTTAATTCGAACGAACGTTAAGCAACTTGTATTTAAGCATGACATGTCTCGTGTTGTTCAAACGTGTGTGAAATTCGGCTCAAAACAACAAAGAGAGACTATTTGTGCTGAATTAGCGGGTAGTTACGTTGATCTTTGCAAAAGTCCGTATGGTAAATACCTagctattaaaatttttaagtatGGTACAccgaaaatgaaagaagtCATTTTAGGAGAAATGTATGGAAATGTTGTGAAAATGATTCGTCACCGTGAGGCTGCTTATGTGGTGGAAGATGCTTTCCGCGAATTTACCAATTTGCAGCAGCAACGTGCGCTGATTTGCGAATTTTATGGACCTGAATTTCAAGTATTTAAAGACCGTACTCAAGACATTCACATTGATAAGCTTTTAATTGATCACCCTGAGAAAAGGCCAAGTATAATGCAAAACTTATGGAAGACTATTGAGGGTTCTATTGCTAAAGGTTCCATTGGTTTTACAATGGTTCATCGTGCCATGTTGGAGTTTATAAACCATGCTGATTCCAACGAGGCGAAagaattattgaatttaacCAAGGAGTTGATTTACGAATTTGTTCATACAAGAGATGGTTCTCAGGTTGCGATGAAATTGTTTGCTCTAGCTAATGCGAAGGATCGTAAGGTTATGCTAAAGAGTCTTCGACCTTATTTGATTGAAACTGCAAAGGATTCTTACGGCCATTTGGTAGTGGTTGCTGCTTTGGATTGTACTGATGATACAATTATGACTGGTAAGCTTTTACAAGCCGAATTTGAAGgtgaattattaaaattatccGCCGATAAATTTGCTCGCAGGATTTTGTTGTATGTTTTAGTAGGCTGGGAAGATGCTCGCTATTTTAGTAAAGAGAATCGAGAATTACTTAGATCACttgattcattaaaagcCAAAACGTCTAAAAAAGACCCCATTGTTCGTCGAAACGAGCTTAAGGCAACGATAGGACCCTTGTTAATTTCGTTAATCAGCAAAGCTGCAGGTGACATGATAGCTGAATCTTTAGCCTCTCAAGTTTTGGTGGATGCATTGTTGTATGCTCCATGTGAGAAGGAAGAAGCTGTCGATGCAACGTTGAAAGCTTTTGATGGTAACCCAGAGCAGGATAACCACTTGattcatcaaattcattGTTCGCGCGCGTTGAAGACATTAGTCCAAAATGGACATTGGAGTGGTGCTGAGAAACAAGTTGTAAAAGCGGAAGATGACCTGAAGGTGGCCTCTAAGCTAATTgttatcattaaaaaatatcttgTAGAGTGGGCTTCTGGAGACGGTGCGTTTGTTGTTGTAGCAGTCCTAGAGGCACTCAGTGATAGTGAAAAGCaggagtttttgaaaatattacgGAAACACAAAAATCAGTTAAATAAGTCAGAGTTCCGTGGaacaaaaaagcttttagaAATGCTTTAATATATAGGCTCTATATTTAGGTATAGTGTATTTTGGGATTTTCGGTACAATTATTCAAGGTTATTatatgaaataaaaaaaaagtttattaatCTGACGAAGAGTAGTAAAGAtaacaaataaatttcgCCTGATGCTAAAGCATCAGTGAGAGCGAcgaaattaataaaagagaaTTTTATGTTGCTGAAGTGAGGTCAAGTTAATTCGTAGAACCAAATCAAGGTTTCGAGTTACTACGAGAAACATAAACGAATagtttaaattattaaatttatcttttgaTCTTTTATCATCGGACCCTTAAGCAATCCTTAACTAGCAGCTAATAATGGATGTTTAGTTAATTAGAAATTCAGCTGTTAAAAAACTTATGTATCAAAGTCACAGTactaaatatttatattaacaTTTAATATAACTATTGAtctttatgaaaaaaaaatttttttttcaagtaagCTTCTTCATAACAATAATCTTCACCTGACTACCACCGGCCACTTCGTACAAGATGGTAGCTTCACTTGTCGTGTTAATTTCGGGATCAGGTTCTAACCTCCAAGCAATAATTGATGCTACGCTGAATGGAGTTTTAAAGGGAGAAGCAGCTGTAACGCACGTTTTGTCAAACCGCAAAAATGCTTATGGCTTAGAAAGAGCCGCGAAAGCTGGGATACCAACGTCTTTGCATACATTGTTACCCTACAAAAAGGAATACGGACCTGAGataggaagaaaaaagtatgATGCTGAGTTGGCGGAAAAGATAATTAAGCTTCAACCATCCTTGGTTGTCTGTGCTGGATGGATGCACATTTTGTCCCCAGAAGTGTTGATTCCTTtagaaacaaataaaatcgGAATTATTAATCTTCATCCAGCTCTTCCTGGCGCTTTTAACGGTATTCATGCTATCGAACGCGCGTTCGAAGCTGCCCAGCAAGGAAAGATCACTCACACCGGTGCTATGGTACATTGGGTGATTGCAGCAGTCGATGAAGGAAAACCTATTATCGTGCAAGAGGTTCCCATTTTGTCAACCGATAGTATTGAAGCactagaagaaaaaattcacGCAGCAGAACATGTAATACTTGTGCAGGCCATTCACCAGATCATTACTgacaataaataaatttcattttggGAGTAGGGGATATGCCCTACTAAttcttaaattttgattattaaCCTGTCTTTACCTTTGCTTTACGAATAAAAATGTGAAGTTATAGGAAACCGACTGAAACCGTTGTCTGCAAACTTCATTTATTAAACCCTGGTTCATTCTGTaataaacttttgaaagGGAGAATGTTAAGAGAAACGATTAAACGTTTCTAAGTGTCGTCTAGatattattaatgaaaaacgAAGGTATACTCgtttgaaagaattttttcaataaaattaaaaagcgTTTGGGATTTACAGCAAAATCAATGTTTATTACTCGTTACTAGTTCATTCTATACCTAAAAGGCTTGAGATTAACTACCTtgatacattttttttgaccTAGCCAAGCAAAGTCCGAAGAGGAATCATTCATTTTCGCATTCTCTGTTTACTCTACTTTCTGTGCACTTCAAAACTTGTGACTCGAGTGAATGTatatcatcatcatcatcaaaagTTCAGGTTGGGTGAGTTGGAGACAATGCAAAACGATTGATTCTCATGTCAGATTGCCCCACTTGGCTGCTGGTTTTGTGATattgaaattgataaaaactattaattTATGAAACCCTCTTTATTTCTTGTTCCTTACTTAATTTCCTGAGTGAAACTGACTATCTTAGAAATAATATGCACGTCACACGAACGCCTCCCTGTGACCTTGAAAGTCGAAAAATTACCGTTCTAAACTTTGCTTAGTTAGCACTAAGATTCACAAACTTGAATGCGCAGACAGCAACTTCTCTCCTCTGGTAACATCATATTTACTCCCCAACGGCGGTTTGCAATGATGGCAAGTGATGCTTAGAAAAGGTGGCCTTGAAAATGACGTCGGTAATATAACATGAAGAGTCAAGTTAATTTACCAATTTACGGagcaaatatatattaGTAGTACGTTCCTTAAGAGTAGGAGCTGCGAAGAATTCTAAgattattcatttttagcATCTTTGCTTATAATCACTACCACGTGTAACACTTTTAAtctattttcttgtttgtTAGTTTCTTTGGATTTCAGGGAAAACTTAAGAAAcgttttattataaaagtaGGTAATGCGGGAATTTTAGTGCTCTTGCGATATCTTAAAAATTCAGTACTAACCAATCTCTCTAGTTGATCACAGTAACGTGAAACTAAAGGAAGTTAACTGAGCAAACTTGTGTGTTTGTTAGACCCAACATTCGTAACATCTGCATTTTAACACCAAGGATGTCGGATTTCCCTCCCTCATATCAACAGCATGAGAATGATCGGATGGTTCCTCAAGAATCATCTACTAGTAACAACGCTTCCGAGTTTAACGTACCCAAAAAGTCAAATCGGCGACTCTCTGTTGTCCAGCAAGACGAGAGTGTTTTAAATCGTGAATTTGACGATCTCACTCCTGAGGTGGGTTTTGACGCAGACAAATGGGAACGAAAGACCAAACATCCGAATCCTCAGAAACCTTTTGATTTCAAAAGGAAGCCTGAAAAAAAGTACCACTCAAAATCTGATGTTGGATTTTGAGATTTGCCACACTCTTATGATTTCTGCTGTATTTAGCAAAGTGTATACCGAAGCGATTCAATTTAGTGTAGGTAAACAGTACTGACTTCTCTCACAACTGTTGGCAAATTGTCAATTATGTGTTAATCCATGGTTTCTGTCTTTCAAGGTACTATGAAatgatcttttttttatgtatgTCACGGTTATTTAATGAGCATAAACATTCCAAAATGATATGTGTATTAAACTGGATAAATTTACTTGGCTAATGCGAGGTAAATAGATAAATAAAGTCGGAAACAGTAATTGTAATACTTTTGTAAATTGGTCATGAAATACATTGTGT
Above is a genomic segment from Schizosaccharomyces pombe strain 972h- genome assembly, chromosome: III containing:
- the puf6 gene encoding Puf family RNA-binding protein Puf6, giving the protein MAIGKRKESTEVKKKDGSMNKRVKVAKLPKKVDSFSPKKKKNTTSSGSSESDSMSQNDKKKDSSLNESEDEDFAGFGESASENDELESAESEAENDEESSSQKSNSKESHAQRKKLQKERKAMKPFADTSLKAKSLWDKLRQKTSIKAEERKTIIAELFDLIRTNVKQLVFKHDMSRVVQTCVKFGSKQQRETICAELAGSYVDLCKSPYGKYLAIKIFKYGTPKMKEVILGEMYGNVVKMIRHREAAYVVEDAFREFTNLQQQRALICEFYGPEFQVFKDRTQDIHIDKLLIDHPEKRPSIMQNLWKTIEGSIAKGSIGFTMVHRAMLEFINHADSNEAKELLNLTKELIYEFVHTRDGSQVAMKLFALANAKDRKVMLKSLRPYLIETAKDSYGHLVVVAALDCTDDTIMTGKLLQAEFEGELLKLSADKFARRILLYVLVGWEDARYFSKENRELLRSLDSLKAKTSKKDPIVRRNELKATIGPLLISLISKAAGDMIAESLASQVLVDALLYAPCEKEEAVDATLKAFDGNPEQDNHLIHQIHCSRALKTLVQNGHWSGAEKQVVKAEDDLKVASKLIVIIKKYLVEWASGDGAFVVVAVLEALSDSEKQEFLKILRKHKNQLNKSEFRGTKKLLEML
- the ade5 gene encoding phosphoribosylglycinamide formyltransferase; amino-acid sequence: MVASLVVLISGSGSNLQAIIDATLNGVLKGEAAVTHVLSNRKNAYGLERAAKAGIPTSLHTLLPYKKEYGPEIGRKKYDAELAEKIIKLQPSLVVCAGWMHILSPEVLIPLETNKIGIINLHPALPGAFNGIHAIERAFEAAQQGKITHTGAMVHWVIAAVDEGKPIIVQEVPILSTDSIEALEEKIHAAEHVILVQAIHQIITDNK